TCCAAGtccacaggatatttaaacatcgtgccttttgtgtttgtcctgtactacaggaagtgaagattctttcgaccaatcgaCGGACTGCAGTGGGTCTAGCTCCGCCCTTTAGGTTCGGATCGGAACTATTGACAGCCCGACAGAAGTGcgccaaaaaagtaggacggtacagatcGGTCATTTTGTTACCATTCCAACTTTTGACTGTGGAAACACTAATAAATGTGTACCATACTGAAGTGAACCGGACCGGACCGGACCAGACCAGCGGGACCGcctggtggaaacggggctgaAGAGGCTGAAACAAGGAGCTAGTGACTCACAGTGACACAAAGTTCTTCTGTATGAGGAAGGCAGAGATGCCACACAGCTTCCACAGGATGTGATGGTGCGCCCAGTCCAACGCCATGTCCATCAGGGTCATCCAGTGGTGTTTCCACGGCGACGAGAAACGCGGAGCACCATCTCCCAACCTGCTCAGGCTCCAGGGCCGGTGGGTCAGCGCCGTGACCACTTCAGGGTCGCTCTGTCTCATCTGGAGTGGAACAGAGACGGGCATGGTTACAGTCCCACcccccactgtgaggtgcatctATAAACTAGATTTTGGGGTGCAGACTGCTCTAAgacattttctagaaatgttcagaagtgcatgtgtgtcaaAAAAACTggacaaacactttgaaacactcGCTCACCCTGTAGATGACTTTGGGCTCAAAGGAGCACACGATGCTGCTGTTGTAGAGGACTGGATGTTTTTTATACAACGCTTTGAGGGCTGCGGCCGCCTGGGGGAGGAGCATAACACACATCATTACTGTGGGACAGTcaagtgttcagagtgtgtgtgtgtgtgtgtgtgtgtgtgtctgtgtgtgtgtctctgtatgtgtgtctctgtgtgtgtgtgtgtctgtgtctgtgtgtctctgtgtgtgtgtgtctgtgtgtgtgtgtgtgtgtgtgtctgtgtgtctctgtgtgtgtgtgtctctgtgtgtgtgtgtgtgtgtgtctgtgtgtgtctctgtgtgtgtctctgtgtgtgtgtgtgtgtctctctgtgtgtccacTCGCAGCTGTGGACATGTAGGcactcagctgtgtgtgtgtgtgtgtatgtctctgtgtgtgtgtgtgtgtgtgtgtgtgtgtgttcctgcctGAATCAACAACCCCGGCTGCAGCTCTGCTGGAACAATGTGCTGAGTCAGGATCCACTCATCCAGCAGTTTGAAGAACACTCATgacttaaaaatgttcaactaaaAGACGTGTATTCTACACATACTGTCGTCTCTGCCTCAAACATTTAGCAGTGATGATGCAACTTCTTACCACCGAgcaaacaaagtgtgtgtgtgtggcacagaAACAGGTGTTGTTGTTCTGGTCGTTACCTCGTCTGGATGACCTTTGACATCAAAGTAGATGGTGAGCTGCAACCTGATGCATTCCTGCACAGCCTCGTCCAGAGTCGGGATCTTCTCTCCAGCAAACGTTTCTCTGGTGAAGAAGGAAATGTTAGAGCTCTGTCCGTGTTTCAGACGTGTGAGCTCTGTGTGTGGGGAACGCTGCTTTCACAGCgctctgtgttttattgacTGTGCagcacctttttctttttttatgtgcattataaatacatttttcaatccCTGCATCACGTCTGATTTGGACGTGTGTGCAATGTGCTCCATCAGTTCGTTTCaagcaccttctctctctcttacctcaGTCGGTGTTTAGCAGCGGCGTCCAGTTTTCCCAACTCGGACAGCATCATCTGGCTGAGTGGCCCTGACCCGTTGGTGGTCCGGTCGACGGTGTCATCGTGCATCAGAATCGGGACGCCATCAGCTGAGAACTCCAGGTCCAGCTCCACGCCTGTGGCCCCGTTCTTACTGGCCTACAGATTGACAGACGAAGCAGGaggttgttttgtgtctcaggAGGATCTCGttaattcaaatgtttgaacCCTTCTTTGGACTTCGTTAGGGACCTCCAACTGGACAGTCTTTAAAACCCGATGGGTAAAAGGAAACACCagaacttttaaatgttttagcatATAGCGAAATTAAGatttgaccttcagggccaccgtaccaGCGGATAAAGGTTGtagattcaactttattatAAATTAACTCTCTGTCATCTTTCAGACATAACAACACTCTTCAGTTTTATCAGGGATGAAAATGAGGgataccccccaccccctcgcCCCTCTTACCTCCCGGATAGATGCTAACGTGTTCTCCGGAGCGTCGTGCCCACCGCCCCGGTGAGCGACCACCGACACCTGGCCGGAGCCCGTCGAGCCCCTCGCGGGGTGCAGAACCTGCCGGGCTCGGCTGTGCGGTACCTGCGGGAACCGGAACATGGCCATAAAGAGGTAGAGGGAGGCGGTGAGTGCGGTCGTCCACAGCGGGCTCCGGGTCCCCAGC
This window of the Labrus mixtus chromosome 2, fLabMix1.1, whole genome shotgun sequence genome carries:
- the gde1 gene encoding glycerophosphodiester phosphodiesterase 1, with translation MLQLGDEVTLYSVVFVLVLLGTRSPLWTTALTASLYLFMAMFRFPQVPHSRARQVLHPARGSTGSGQVSVVAHRGGGHDAPENTLASIREASKNGATGVELDLEFSADGVPILMHDDTVDRTTNGSGPLSQMMLSELGKLDAAAKHRLRETFAGEKIPTLDEAVQECIRLQLTIYFDVKGHPDEAAAALKALYKKHPVLYNSSIVCSFEPKVIYRMRQSDPEVVTALTHRPWSLSRLGDGAPRFSSPWKHHWMTLMDMALDWAHHHILWKLCGISAFLIQKNFVSLDYIQYWSRRGVEVVAWTVNTQVEKEYYQELLKVNYITDSLLEDCEPHY